A region of Candidatus Nezhaarchaeota archaeon DNA encodes the following proteins:
- a CDS encoding 3-oxoacid CoA-transferase produces the protein MSKLKYTGTEMMIIAASRLIEDGKTVFTGTGIPILAALLAKATHAPRIAIIYEAGGMCPETPPTIPLSVGDSMTTHRAIMAASMDYVMSFIQAGYGEFAFLGAAQIDMYGNINTTVIGPYDKPKVRLPGSGGANDFGSLCWRTIIIMRQDRKRFVRRVDFITTPGYLTGPMARERVGLPRNTGPWRVVTQLGVYGFDEEKRMTLLSIHPGVTLEEINENSGFPIRIPDEVEVTLEPTNEELKILRSLDPYGVVLRK, from the coding sequence ATGTCCAAGCTTAAGTACACGGGAACGGAGATGATGATAATCGCTGCCTCAAGACTAATAGAAGATGGGAAGACCGTGTTCACCGGCACAGGGATCCCCATACTCGCAGCACTGCTAGCCAAGGCTACTCACGCTCCAAGGATAGCAATAATCTATGAAGCAGGAGGAATGTGTCCTGAGACTCCCCCAACCATACCACTATCCGTTGGGGACTCCATGACAACACACAGGGCTATCATGGCAGCTAGCATGGACTATGTTATGTCGTTCATTCAAGCTGGTTATGGTGAGTTCGCCTTCCTCGGAGCAGCACAGATAGACATGTATGGGAACATAAACACGACGGTCATAGGGCCCTACGACAAGCCGAAGGTTAGGCTACCTGGCAGTGGTGGAGCTAATGACTTTGGCTCCTTATGCTGGAGGACCATCATCATAATGAGGCAGGATAGGAAGAGATTTGTCCGTAGAGTCGACTTCATAACGACGCCAGGTTACCTGACGGGACCCATGGCGAGGGAGAGGGTGGGGCTACCGCGTAACACCGGTCCTTGGAGAGTCGTTACTCAATTAGGAGTTTACGGCTTTGATGAGGAGAAGAGGATGACGCTTCTATCCATACATCCTGGCGTGACCTTAGAGGAGATAAATGAGAACAGCGGCTTCCCGATAAGGATCCCGGATGAGGTTGAGGTAACGCTCGAGCCAACGAATGAGGAGCTTAAGATCTTGAGGAGTTTAGATCCCTACGGAGTGGTGCTTCGTAAATGA
- a CDS encoding CoA transferase subunit A: MVEVLEEGKGKLLAWMDPDDLRDWVRRNKNLSMEEKIMDLSEAVSKFVHDGCYIAIGGFGHVRVPMAAIYEIIRQRKRDLVVAGKTAVHDLDVLIAAGCVSEVEVAYSFGHELRGLSPASRRAVESGRVKVIAEWSNAAFQWRFKAAASGLPWIPARVMMGTDTFKYSAAKIVKDPFTGKPICLIPACFPDVAIIHVHRCDKYGNCQIDGSLVMDFELARAAKRLIITTEEIVSTERIREEPWRTCIPYFHVDAVVEVPYGCHPCNMPGRYYFDEEHIAEYLRMTRTEEGTREYFDKYVYGVKDFNHYLQLIGGMEKLRYLRELEEGRANFTYPWIEL, encoded by the coding sequence ATGGTGGAGGTACTTGAAGAGGGGAAGGGAAAGCTACTGGCATGGATGGATCCTGACGACCTCCGTGATTGGGTCCGGAGGAACAAGAACTTAAGCATGGAAGAAAAGATCATGGATCTCAGCGAGGCCGTATCGAAATTTGTCCACGATGGCTGCTACATCGCGATAGGAGGGTTTGGGCACGTAAGGGTGCCAATGGCAGCGATTTATGAGATCATTCGGCAGAGGAAGAGAGACCTGGTGGTCGCTGGGAAGACGGCGGTTCACGACCTCGACGTCCTGATAGCTGCTGGATGCGTAAGTGAAGTTGAGGTAGCCTACTCCTTTGGGCATGAGCTACGAGGCCTATCCCCAGCATCAAGGAGGGCTGTAGAGAGTGGTAGGGTAAAGGTTATTGCGGAGTGGAGTAACGCAGCCTTTCAGTGGAGGTTTAAGGCTGCAGCGTCAGGCTTGCCCTGGATTCCAGCACGCGTTATGATGGGCACTGACACCTTCAAATACAGCGCAGCTAAGATTGTGAAGGATCCCTTTACTGGTAAGCCTATATGCCTGATCCCGGCATGCTTCCCCGACGTAGCAATAATACATGTCCATCGTTGCGATAAGTATGGGAACTGCCAGATAGACGGCTCATTGGTCATGGATTTTGAGCTTGCTAGAGCTGCTAAGAGGTTAATAATAACCACTGAGGAGATCGTCTCAACGGAGAGGATAAGGGAGGAGCCATGGCGAACGTGCATACCATACTTCCACGTGGACGCAGTTGTCGAGGTACCTTATGGGTGCCATCCATGCAATATGCCTGGTCGCTACTACTTCGATGAAGAGCACATAGCCGAGTACTTGAGGATGACGCGAACGGAGGAGGGAACGAGAGAGTACTTCGACAAGTACGTTTATGGCGTTAAAGACTTCAATCACTACCTACAGCTAATAGGGGGGATGGAGAAGCTACGATACCTAAGAGAGCTCGAAGAAGGAAGGGCCAACTTCACGTATCCATGGATAGAGCTATGA
- a CDS encoding 3-keto-5-aminohexanoate cleavage protein, with protein MKADKLIITCAITGSIHTPSMSPYLPITPDQIADEAIKAAEAGAAIVHIHARDPRDGRPTSDLKIFREILTKIKERSDVVICVTTGGGIGMTAEERVSVVPEFEPEMCSLNMGSMNFSPYPKRTWEELRKKFKYPWEHQFIELSYDFVFKNTFKDIETFIQTMYRHGTKPELECYDVGHIWNAYYLWQDGVVKMPIHVQFVLGVKGGIGATSDSLLYMKQTADALFGPSNYTWSVAAAGRWQFPMCTLAAMMGGHVRVGLEDNLFLGKGELARSNAELVKKMVRIVEDILGWRTIATPDDAREILGLKGKDRVKF; from the coding sequence TTGAAGGCTGATAAGCTAATAATTACATGCGCCATAACGGGGTCAATACACACACCGAGCATGTCACCATACTTGCCGATTACGCCAGACCAGATAGCTGATGAAGCGATTAAGGCAGCTGAGGCTGGAGCCGCCATAGTTCACATACATGCTAGAGATCCAAGAGATGGAAGGCCTACTTCTGACCTTAAGATATTCCGTGAGATCCTCACGAAGATAAAGGAGAGAAGCGATGTCGTCATATGTGTCACCACTGGCGGAGGGATCGGTATGACTGCTGAGGAGAGGGTCAGCGTAGTACCAGAGTTCGAGCCTGAAATGTGCTCACTGAACATGGGCTCAATGAACTTCTCTCCATACCCAAAGAGGACGTGGGAAGAATTACGTAAGAAGTTTAAGTATCCATGGGAGCATCAGTTCATAGAGCTCAGCTACGACTTCGTCTTCAAGAACACCTTCAAGGACATAGAGACCTTCATCCAGACAATGTATAGACATGGGACAAAACCTGAACTTGAGTGTTATGATGTGGGTCACATATGGAACGCCTACTACCTATGGCAGGACGGTGTAGTTAAGATGCCAATCCACGTACAGTTCGTCTTAGGGGTAAAGGGAGGGATAGGGGCAACCTCAGACAGCCTCCTATACATGAAGCAGACTGCTGATGCTCTATTTGGACCAAGCAACTACACTTGGTCGGTGGCAGCTGCTGGAAGATGGCAGTTCCCGATGTGCACCTTAGCCGCGATGATGGGTGGGCACGTTCGAGTAGGTTTAGAGGATAACCTGTTCTTGGGGAAGGGGGAGTTGGCAAGGAGCAATGCTGAGCTCGTGAAGAAGATGGTCAGGATTGTTGAGGACATACTCGGTTGGAGGACAATAGCTACGCCCGACGATGCTCGAGAGATTCTGGGGCTAAAGGGGAAGGACCGCGTGAAGTTCTGA
- a CDS encoding DNA-binding protein: protein MRVNGERILLMSIKPKYGFEILRGVKKVELRGFVCDIASGDIAVLYLSSPIKAIYGEFKVGRIAFGLNEIKRFISDYTDPGVSDEDWRYVIDRRGPMAIEVLAPLEYPIKITLDELRRCIPSFRPPLSYRRIKPWEKLYDIIIRLRSSITLRGTPLSLTPSASSLHELVDNV from the coding sequence ATGAGGGTTAATGGTGAGAGGATCCTGCTAATGAGCATTAAACCCAAGTACGGTTTTGAGATATTGAGAGGTGTTAAGAAGGTTGAACTTAGAGGATTTGTTTGTGATATCGCTAGCGGGGACATTGCAGTCCTATACCTAAGCAGCCCCATTAAGGCTATTTACGGTGAGTTTAAGGTTGGGCGTATAGCCTTCGGGCTAAATGAGATCAAGAGGTTTATAAGCGATTATACCGACCCTGGGGTTAGCGATGAGGATTGGCGCTACGTTATTGATAGAAGAGGGCCAATGGCAATCGAGGTGCTAGCCCCCCTTGAGTACCCTATTAAGATCACTCTTGACGAACTTAGAAGATGCATCCCCAGCTTTAGACCCCCTCTAAGCTATAGAAGGATCAAGCCATGGGAAAAACTATACGACATCATAATCAGGCTGAGGAGCTCAATAACTCTACGTGGGACACCTCTCTCACTGACCCCCTCTGCATCATCACTGCATGAGCTCGTAGATAATGTCTAA